In a genomic window of Engystomops pustulosus unplaced genomic scaffold, aEngPut4.maternal MAT_SCAFFOLD_293, whole genome shotgun sequence:
- the GPS2 gene encoding G protein pathway suppressor 2, whose amino-acid sequence MQYLSHQQPGYTVHGHYSGAHAGFMPPSSSIPLQKQLEHANQQSGFTDSALHPTQTLLSAPPIAVPMQPSKSALSYSHPSRSASPGGYGTPPQQPHTSGFQASPQQTPRLPFMQHGQNQRFYHK is encoded by the exons ATGCAGTACCTGTCCCACCAGCAGCCGGGTTACACGGTGCACGGCCACTACAGCGGGGCCCATGCAG GGTTCATGCCCCCGAGCAGCAGCATCCCGCTCCAAAAGCAGCTGGAGCACGCCAACCAGCAGTCCGGATTCACCGACTCT GCTCTGCACCCCACCCAGACCCTCCTGAGCGCTCCGCCCATAGCCGTGCCCATGCAGCCCAGCAAG TCGGCCTTGTCTTACTCGCACCCGTCTCGCTCGGCCTCTCCTGGAGGATACGGCACGCCCCCGCAGCAGCCGCACACG TCCGGCTTCCAGGCCTCCCCGCAGCAGACTCCTCGTCTTCCTTTTATGCAGCACGGACAGAACCAGCGATTCTACCACAAGTAG